One window of the Lysobacter sp. S4-A87 genome contains the following:
- a CDS encoding peptidoglycan DD-metalloendopeptidase family protein — protein sequence MPTSPTMRLLRAFAIVAFGLATLVATPAGAQSSREAERKLEKIQRELKSVADERRKIEDQRGDASRKLRAADEKVGQSNRRLREIETRLAREQSSLQQLQQQRETLQARMTAQRQELAQLLRGAYLQGQDAPLKLLLAQDSVAEGSRTLAYYGYLQRDRTRRIAELSTQLKELDTLEAQIVQRRSELDSTRQQQRSQLGDLQSDRKERAALVASLDQRYKDRSSRERALGRDAKGLEQLLKKLRVAAARAEAQRRAAAERAAREEARRSGGETAPRKPVVVASAPAPQVGGLGWPVSGALLAGFGATMPDGRGSDGLLIAASAGTPVKAVADGSVVYAEWMTGYGLLLIVDHGNGYMSLYAHNDALLKDVGASVKRGDTVATVGNSGGQGRPALYFELRRNGAPVNPGTWLRR from the coding sequence ATGCCGACCTCCCCGACGATGCGACTGCTGCGTGCGTTCGCCATCGTTGCCTTCGGCCTCGCCACCCTAGTGGCGACGCCGGCGGGTGCGCAGAGCAGCCGCGAGGCCGAGCGCAAGCTGGAGAAGATCCAGCGCGAGTTGAAGTCGGTCGCCGACGAGCGTCGCAAGATCGAGGACCAGCGCGGCGACGCTTCGCGCAAACTGCGTGCGGCCGACGAAAAGGTGGGCCAGTCCAACCGCCGCCTGCGCGAGATCGAGACGCGCCTGGCACGCGAGCAGTCATCGCTGCAGCAACTGCAGCAGCAGCGCGAAACGCTGCAAGCGCGGATGACGGCGCAGCGCCAGGAGCTGGCGCAGCTGCTTCGCGGCGCGTACCTGCAGGGCCAGGACGCGCCGCTCAAATTGCTGTTGGCGCAGGACAGCGTCGCCGAGGGCAGTCGCACCCTGGCCTACTACGGCTATCTGCAACGCGACCGCACCCGCCGCATCGCCGAGCTGAGCACGCAGCTCAAGGAGCTCGACACGCTCGAGGCGCAGATCGTGCAGCGGCGCAGCGAGCTCGACAGCACGCGCCAGCAGCAGCGCAGCCAGCTGGGCGACCTGCAGTCCGATCGCAAGGAACGCGCGGCGCTGGTGGCCTCGCTCGACCAGCGCTACAAGGACCGCAGCTCGCGCGAACGCGCGCTCGGCCGCGATGCCAAGGGCCTGGAACAGCTGTTGAAGAAGCTTCGCGTCGCCGCGGCCCGCGCCGAGGCGCAACGGCGCGCCGCCGCCGAACGCGCCGCGCGCGAGGAAGCACGACGCAGCGGCGGCGAGACCGCGCCGCGCAAGCCGGTGGTGGTGGCCAGCGCGCCGGCGCCCCAGGTGGGCGGACTCGGCTGGCCGGTGTCGGGCGCGCTGCTGGCCGGGTTCGGCGCCACCATGCCCGACGGGCGCGGCAGCGACGGCCTGCTGATCGCCGCCAGCGCCGGCACGCCGGTCAAGGCCGTCGCCGACGGCAGCGTCGTTTACGCCGAATGGATGACCGGCTACGGCCTGCTGCTCATCGTCGACCACGGCAACGGCTACATGAGCCTGTATGCGCACAACGATGCCCTGCTCAAGGACGTCGGTGCCAGCGTCAAGCGCGGCGATACCGTGGCCACGGTCGGCAACTCCGGCGGCCAGGGGCGGCCGGCGCTGTACTTCGAGTTGCGCCGGAATGGCGCGCCGGTGAACCCGGGCACCTGGTTGCGGCGCTGA
- the gpmI gene encoding 2,3-bisphosphoglycerate-independent phosphoglycerate mutase, with the protein MSASPVRPKPVVLLILDGWGHREDPTDNALAQATLPNWHALLASAPHTLIHTEGRHVGLPDGQMGNSEVGHMNLGAGRIVYQDLTRVDAAIEDGSFFGNEELRAACAAAQNNGGTLHVMGLLSPGGVHSHENHIFAMLELARQAGVAKVAVHAFLDGRDMPPRSAEPSLKRLLDVCRKLGNAHVASVSGRYYAMDRDQRWDRVRRAWDAMVEARSEHVTTGPVEALLQAYERGENDEFVAPTVIQGSAPMADGDAVVFMNFRADRARQLTAAFVSPTFDGFAARRPALSRFVCLTEYDARLPAPVAFGPDDLRNTLGEVLAANGLRQLRIAETEKYAHVTFFFSGGREDPYEGETRILVPSPKVATYDLQPEMSCPEVTARLTAAIRSGDIDVAICNIANPDMVGHTGDIAAAIKAAEAVDIAIGAITQAVRDTGGALLVTADHGNLEMMRDASTGQPHTAHTVGPVPFVYVGPRAATLRGGGALRDVAPTILDLLGLPQPAEMSGTSLLAG; encoded by the coding sequence GTGTCAGCCTCCCCCGTGCGCCCCAAACCCGTTGTCCTGCTCATCCTCGACGGCTGGGGCCACCGCGAAGACCCGACCGACAATGCCCTGGCCCAGGCCACCCTGCCCAACTGGCACGCGCTGCTGGCCAGCGCCCCGCACACCCTGATCCACACCGAGGGCCGCCACGTCGGCCTGCCGGACGGGCAGATGGGCAATTCCGAGGTCGGCCACATGAACCTGGGCGCCGGCCGGATCGTCTACCAGGACCTGACCCGCGTCGACGCCGCGATCGAGGACGGCAGCTTCTTCGGCAACGAGGAGCTGCGTGCGGCCTGCGCCGCGGCCCAGAACAACGGCGGCACGCTGCACGTGATGGGCCTGCTCTCGCCCGGCGGCGTCCACAGCCACGAGAACCACATCTTCGCCATGCTCGAGCTGGCCCGTCAGGCCGGCGTCGCGAAAGTCGCGGTGCACGCCTTCCTCGACGGTCGCGACATGCCGCCGCGGTCGGCCGAACCCAGCCTCAAGCGCCTGCTCGATGTCTGCCGCAAGCTCGGCAACGCCCATGTCGCCAGCGTCAGCGGCCGCTACTACGCGATGGACCGCGACCAGCGCTGGGACCGCGTGCGCCGCGCCTGGGACGCGATGGTCGAAGCGCGCAGCGAGCACGTCACCACCGGTCCGGTGGAGGCATTGCTGCAGGCTTACGAGCGCGGCGAGAACGACGAGTTCGTCGCCCCCACCGTGATCCAGGGCAGCGCGCCCATGGCCGACGGTGACGCGGTGGTGTTCATGAACTTCCGCGCCGATCGCGCGCGCCAGCTGACCGCTGCGTTTGTCTCGCCGACCTTCGACGGCTTCGCCGCGCGTCGCCCTGCGTTGTCGCGCTTCGTCTGCCTGACCGAGTACGACGCGCGCCTGCCGGCACCGGTCGCATTCGGTCCGGACGATCTGCGCAACACCCTGGGGGAAGTGCTGGCCGCCAACGGCCTCAGGCAGCTGCGTATCGCCGAGACCGAAAAGTACGCGCACGTGACCTTCTTCTTCAGCGGTGGCCGCGAGGACCCCTATGAAGGCGAGACCCGCATCCTCGTGCCCAGCCCGAAGGTCGCCACCTATGACCTGCAGCCGGAAATGAGCTGCCCCGAGGTCACCGCCAGGTTGACCGCGGCGATCCGTTCGGGCGACATCGATGTCGCCATCTGCAACATCGCCAATCCCGACATGGTCGGTCATACCGGCGATATTGCCGCCGCGATCAAGGCTGCCGAGGCGGTCGACATCGCCATCGGTGCGATCACCCAGGCGGTGCGCGACACCGGCGGCGCGCTGCTGGTCACCGCCGACCACGGCAACCTGGAAATGATGCGGGACGCCTCCACGGGCCAACCGCACACCGCCCACACCGTCGGCCCGGTTCCGTTCGTGTATGTCGGCCCGCGTGCAGCGACGCTGCGCGGCGGCGGCGCCCTGCGCGATGTCGCGCCGACCATCCTCGACCTGCTCGGACTGCCGCAACCGGCGGAAATGAGCGGCACGAGCCTGCTGGCGGGCTGA
- a CDS encoding M28 family metallopeptidase has translation MSRISLLTAAIVGTLALAACSKPEADAPTAAAPSPAPADPGNRHPFGDTINAADFAEHVKTLASDEYEGRAPGSAGEDKTVAYLEAQFKRMGLQPGNGDSYVQTVPMVETVASEGTVLKLDVKGQPRELKFGSDMVVGTRTGKNEVKVDGSDLVFVGYGVNAPEQKWNDYAGVDVKGKTVVMFVNDPGFHGQDPKLFEGKRMTYYGRWTYKFEEAARQGAAAALIIHDSDGASYGWDVVKNSWSGAQFDLPAKDDPEPRLPVQGWITGDVARTLLSSLGQNLDELYKASGKPGFKAIALQAKLSVDLKSTISEKSSRNVVARLPGATRPDESIVYMAHWDHLGNHGHEGHGEATPAGSDNIYNGAIDNATGVAGILEIAEAFSKQQPPPDRSLLFLAVTLEESGLLGSKYYVAHPTVPLDKTVAVINLDAMPVIGKSRDMTVVGFGSSELEDILKTVTDGQQRVLHAEATPEDGFYFRSDHFNFAKAGVPALYARGGDDLVDGGTEAGQKAQVDYRDNRYHKPGDQYDPTWKLEGVIQDLDALYGVGKTLAGNDQWPNWYEGNAFRAAHDKLMKPAAK, from the coding sequence ATGTCCCGCATTTCCCTGCTCACCGCCGCCATCGTCGGCACGCTCGCGCTGGCGGCCTGCTCCAAGCCGGAGGCCGATGCGCCGACGGCGGCCGCACCGTCCCCCGCTCCCGCCGACCCCGGCAACCGCCATCCCTTCGGCGACACGATCAACGCCGCCGACTTTGCCGAGCACGTGAAGACGCTGGCATCGGACGAATACGAAGGCCGCGCACCCGGCAGCGCCGGCGAGGACAAGACCGTCGCCTACCTGGAAGCGCAGTTCAAGCGCATGGGCCTGCAGCCCGGCAACGGCGACAGCTACGTGCAGACCGTGCCGATGGTGGAAACCGTCGCCAGCGAGGGCACGGTGCTCAAGCTCGACGTCAAGGGCCAGCCGCGCGAGCTCAAGTTCGGCAGCGACATGGTGGTCGGCACCCGCACCGGCAAGAACGAGGTCAAGGTCGACGGCAGCGACCTGGTGTTCGTCGGCTACGGCGTCAACGCCCCCGAGCAGAAGTGGAACGACTACGCCGGCGTCGACGTGAAGGGCAAGACGGTGGTGATGTTCGTCAACGACCCCGGATTCCACGGCCAGGATCCGAAGCTGTTCGAAGGCAAGCGGATGACCTACTACGGCCGCTGGACCTACAAGTTCGAGGAAGCCGCACGCCAGGGTGCTGCAGCGGCGCTGATCATCCACGACAGCGATGGCGCCTCCTATGGCTGGGACGTGGTGAAGAATTCCTGGTCGGGCGCGCAGTTCGACCTGCCGGCCAAGGACGATCCGGAGCCGCGCCTGCCGGTGCAGGGCTGGATCACCGGCGACGTCGCGCGCACCCTGCTGTCCTCGCTCGGGCAGAACCTGGACGAGCTTTACAAGGCGTCCGGCAAGCCCGGGTTCAAGGCCATCGCGCTGCAGGCGAAGCTGTCGGTCGACCTGAAGAGCACGATCAGCGAGAAGTCCTCGCGCAACGTGGTCGCACGCCTGCCCGGCGCCACGCGTCCGGACGAGTCCATCGTCTACATGGCGCACTGGGACCACCTGGGCAACCATGGCCACGAAGGCCACGGCGAGGCCACACCGGCCGGCAGCGACAACATCTACAACGGCGCGATCGACAATGCGACGGGCGTGGCCGGCATCCTCGAGATCGCCGAAGCCTTCAGCAAGCAGCAGCCTCCGCCGGATCGCTCGCTGCTGTTCCTGGCCGTGACGCTGGAAGAGTCCGGCCTGCTTGGCTCCAAGTACTACGTTGCCCACCCGACCGTGCCGCTCGACAAGACCGTGGCGGTGATCAACCTCGACGCCATGCCGGTGATCGGCAAGTCGCGCGACATGACCGTGGTCGGTTTCGGCAGCTCCGAACTCGAGGACATCCTCAAGACCGTCACCGACGGGCAGCAGCGAGTGCTGCATGCCGAAGCCACGCCGGAAGACGGCTTCTACTTCCGCTCAGATCATTTCAACTTCGCCAAGGCAGGCGTGCCCGCGCTGTATGCCAGGGGCGGCGACGACCTGGTCGACGGCGGCACGGAGGCCGGGCAGAAGGCGCAGGTCGACTATCGCGACAACCGCTATCACAAGCCCGGCGACCAGTACGACCCGACCTGGAAACTCGAGGGCGTCATCCAGGACCTGGATGCGCTGTATGGCGTCGGCAAGACCCTGGCGGGCAACGATCAGTGGCCCAACTGGTATGAGGGCAATGCCTTCCGCGCCGCCCACGACAAGTTGATGAAGCCTGCGGCGAAGTAA
- a CDS encoding MAPEG family protein: MTLATAYVCVLIAAVLPYLWVAIAKASGERYDNRDPRRWQERQQSQRSLRASAAQLNSYEAFAPFAAGVIMAQLAGVPHAQIGTLSVAFIVFRILHGLLYVSGRHLLRTAAWFAGYACVIWLLVQAALNITV; this comes from the coding sequence ATGACGCTTGCCACTGCCTACGTCTGTGTCCTGATCGCCGCCGTCCTGCCCTACCTGTGGGTCGCCATCGCCAAGGCCAGCGGCGAGCGCTACGACAACCGCGATCCGCGCCGCTGGCAGGAACGCCAGCAGAGCCAGCGTTCGCTCCGCGCCAGCGCAGCCCAGCTCAACAGTTACGAGGCGTTTGCGCCGTTCGCGGCGGGCGTGATCATGGCCCAGCTGGCCGGCGTGCCGCATGCGCAGATCGGCACGCTGTCGGTCGCGTTCATCGTTTTCCGCATCCTGCACGGCCTGCTCTATGTCAGCGGGCGGCACTTGCTGCGCACCGCCGCGTGGTTCGCCGGCTACGCCTGCGTGATCTGGCTGCTGGTCCAGGCAGCGTTGAACATCACCGTCTGA
- a CDS encoding 2OG-Fe dioxygenase family protein, giving the protein MQTPAESTLSALHETLRRDGFSFVAGSVMRELFEHRHALDDWARFAASWDDLAPDAYLASVGHNRSRRYAVFAAGSSGAIVRQPHQPHYQSRDYNNLQGGIERWFEPVRPEIAESYSLRTILEFCRDFYGELSPEVAAWHIELHQFRIEARPGEPGQPTPEGVHRDGVNYVLVLLIDRHNIVSGTTTIHAADGRELGSFTLTHTMDAALVDDSRVFHGVTAVEAQDPGQPSHRDVLVVTLRAAG; this is encoded by the coding sequence ATGCAAACCCCCGCCGAATCCACCCTGTCCGCCTTGCACGAAACGCTCAGGCGCGACGGCTTCAGTTTTGTCGCCGGCAGCGTCATGCGCGAACTCTTCGAACATCGCCATGCGCTCGATGACTGGGCGCGCTTTGCCGCCAGTTGGGACGACCTCGCCCCGGACGCCTACCTGGCCAGCGTCGGCCACAACCGCAGTCGTCGCTACGCGGTGTTTGCCGCAGGCAGCAGCGGCGCGATCGTGCGCCAACCGCACCAGCCGCATTACCAGAGCCGGGACTACAACAACCTGCAGGGCGGGATCGAGCGCTGGTTCGAACCGGTGCGACCGGAAATCGCAGAGAGCTACAGCCTGCGCACGATCCTCGAGTTCTGCCGTGATTTCTACGGCGAGCTGTCGCCGGAGGTGGCGGCCTGGCATATCGAACTTCACCAGTTCCGCATCGAGGCCCGTCCCGGCGAACCCGGCCAGCCGACACCGGAAGGCGTCCACCGGGACGGCGTGAATTACGTCCTGGTCCTGCTGATCGATCGCCACAACATCGTCAGCGGTACGACCACGATCCACGCCGCCGATGGCCGCGAACTGGGCAGCTTCACGCTGACCCACACCATGGACGCGGCACTCGTCGACGATTCCCGGGTATTCCATGGCGTTACGGCCGTGGAGGCACAGGATCCCGGGCAGCCATCGCATCGCGACGTGCTGGTGGTGACGTTGCGCGCTGCGGGCTGA
- the tyrS gene encoding tyrosine--tRNA ligase: MSPQSPASVQDALDLIGRGADEILKREELEARLKLGRPLRIKAGFDPTAPDLHIGHTVLLNKMRQFQDLGHQVIFLIGDFTGMIGDPTGKNVTRKPLTREDVLANAQTYADQVFKVLDKDRTEVRFNSEWFSKMGAADMIKLAAQHTVARMLERDDFAKRYAAQQSIAIHEFLYPLVQGYDSVALQADVELGGTDQKFNLLMGRGLQEHHGQAPQIVLTMPLLEGLDGVNKMSKSLGNYIGINEPAIDIVTKTMKIDDVLMWRWIDLLSFEISMAEAAKLRADIEGGQLNPRDLKMRLARELAVRFHGESAAEQAVAGWNAAVRGEGDVSSLSLTDVAVPAEGMRIAALLTAAGLTPSNSEANRKLKERAVRIDGEVIEDAQRVFTPGFEGVLAVGKRTFARVRLIAA; encoded by the coding sequence TTGTCCCCCCAGTCCCCAGCCTCCGTCCAAGACGCCCTAGACCTGATCGGCCGTGGTGCCGACGAGATCCTCAAGCGCGAGGAGCTGGAAGCCCGCCTCAAGCTGGGCCGGCCCCTGCGGATCAAGGCCGGGTTCGATCCGACCGCCCCGGACCTGCATATCGGCCATACCGTCCTGCTGAACAAGATGCGGCAGTTCCAGGACCTCGGGCACCAGGTCATCTTCCTGATCGGCGACTTCACCGGAATGATCGGCGACCCGACCGGCAAGAACGTCACCCGCAAGCCGCTGACCCGCGAGGACGTGCTGGCCAATGCCCAGACCTACGCCGACCAGGTCTTCAAGGTGCTGGACAAGGACCGCACCGAGGTCCGCTTCAATTCCGAGTGGTTCAGCAAGATGGGCGCGGCGGACATGATCAAGCTGGCCGCCCAGCACACGGTGGCGCGGATGCTCGAGCGCGACGACTTCGCCAAGCGCTATGCGGCCCAGCAGTCGATCGCCATCCATGAATTCCTCTATCCGCTGGTCCAGGGCTACGACTCGGTGGCGCTGCAGGCCGACGTCGAGCTGGGCGGCACCGACCAGAAGTTCAACCTGCTGATGGGCCGCGGCCTGCAGGAGCACCACGGCCAGGCGCCGCAGATCGTCCTGACCATGCCGCTGCTGGAGGGCCTGGACGGCGTCAACAAGATGTCCAAGTCGCTGGGCAACTACATAGGCATCAATGAGCCGGCGATCGACATCGTCACCAAGACGATGAAAATCGACGACGTGCTCATGTGGCGCTGGATCGATCTGCTCAGCTTCGAGATCTCCATGGCCGAAGCCGCGAAGCTTCGTGCCGACATCGAAGGTGGCCAGCTGAATCCGCGCGACCTGAAGATGCGCCTGGCGCGCGAGCTCGCGGTGCGATTCCACGGCGAATCCGCGGCGGAACAAGCCGTGGCGGGCTGGAATGCCGCTGTCCGCGGCGAGGGCGACGTCTCCAGCCTGTCGTTGACCGACGTAGCCGTGCCGGCCGAGGGCATGCGGATTGCCGCGCTTCTTACCGCGGCCGGGCTCACGCCCAGCAATTCAGAGGCGAACCGCAAGCTCAAGGAACGCGCGGTGCGAATCGACGGTGAGGTGATCGAGGATGCGCAGCGCGTGTTCACGCCAGGCTTCGAGGGTGTGCTCGCGGTGGGCAAGCGCACGTTTGCACGCGTGCGGCTGATAGCGGCGTAA